One Carcharodon carcharias isolate sCarCar2 chromosome 1, sCarCar2.pri, whole genome shotgun sequence DNA window includes the following coding sequences:
- the LOC121275871 gene encoding trace amine-associated receptor 1, producing the protein MAIVGSVQLRARPRPLPPSPPEGEEILPAKTYAGFIIHKVEVSRSMENTSSLLNLTSSSGWRTAGVRTGLYIFIMVIVTAAMVGNCLVVLAVFYFKQLRSATNAFVLSLAIADFLVGIMVMPYSMVRTIEGCWHFGSTFCRIHSSLDVMFCTASILHLSCIALDRYYAVCDPLMYHCKMSPGKVVILLFACWMVPAAISFIPIMMQLHRLGVDPDLLTKSSCVLMVNPTYAVCASLIAFYLPMFIMLAAYWKIYKVARKQAIQIDAVDNQIQESASGLVRAHAHKQSMKQEKKAAKTLGIIIGAFLVFWLPFFTANIIDPFLGYKTDRVTWEVLVWLGYSNSSMNPFLYAFFNRSFRRAFLIIIGCKICVPRSLQNFDLSDSKRDVAQESVH; encoded by the coding sequence GTTGAAGTTTCTCGGAGCATGGAGAATACCTCGAGTTTATTAAATCTCACCAGTTCGTCAGGCTGGAGAACGGCTGGAGTCAGGACGGGACTTTACATCTTTATAATGGTGATTGTGACAGCCGCTATGGTTGGCAATTGCCTAGTGGTCCTCGCTGTTTTCTACTTCAAGCAGCTGCGCTCTGCAACCAATGCCTTTGTGCTATCATTAGCCATAGCCGATTTCCTCGTTGGGATTATGGTGATGCCCTATAGTATGGTCAGAACTATTGAAGGGTGTTGGCACTTTGGATCCACCTTCTGTCGAATCCATTCAAGCCTGGATGTGATGTTCTGCACTGCCTCCATACTTCACCTGAGTTGTATTGCCCTGGACCGCTACTATGCCGTCTGTGACCCTCTCATGTATCATTGTAAGATGTCACCCGGGAAGGTTGTCATCCTGCTCTTTGCCTGCTGGATGGTCCCAGCTGCGATATCATTCATCCCCATAATGATGCAGCTACACAGACTAGGCGTTGACCCTGACCTGCTGACCAAGAGCAGCTGTGTGCTCATGGTGAACCCAACCTATGCTGTCTGCGCCTCTCTAATAGCCTTTTACCTGCCCATGTTCATTATGCTAGCGGCATACTGGAAGATATACAAGGTAGCTAGAAAGCAGGCAATTCAGATTGATGCTGTGGATAACCAAATCCAGGAAAGTGCCTCAGGCTTAGTAAGGGCTCATGCACACAAACAATCCATGAAACAGGAAAAAAAGGCAGCTAAAACGCTGGGGATCATTATCGGCGCGTTTCTTGTCTTCTGGCTGCCCTTCTTCACAGCGAATATCATTGATCCTTTCCTGGGTTACAAGACAGACAGGGTGACTTGGGAGGTGTTGGTCTGGCTTGGCTACAGCAATTCGTCCATGAACCCATTCCTCTACGCGTTTTTCAACCGGTCATTCAGACGAGCGTTCCTCATCATTATCGGCTGTAAAATCTGTGTCCCCCGATCTCTGCAAAACTTTGACTTGTCGGACAGCAAACGGGATGTTGCACAGGAGTCAGTGCACTGA